The following proteins are co-located in the Polymorphospora rubra genome:
- a CDS encoding type I polyketide synthase, with the protein MTAILDDLDTAGHVLGTLRRGEDDPTRLLTSLATAYTVGLPVDLTAVLAPAAVTELPTYAFDHRRYWPSAPTFLTEQSSGTPDVDRWCYRIAWTALPDLPLPRPEGTWLVPLPAGRRDDPFVTGVLRSLDTVGATVVPVEVETTDDVPALADLLRAARPDGGASLVLSLLAVDDRTHPEHPATTLATWGTAALVQALGLLGEEAPLWCVTRHAVAVHADDGPPRPAQAAVWGLGRAVALEHPGRWGGLIDLPADLDDRTGAALCAVLGGTGEDQVAIRDHGVLVRRLTRIPAHELRLADRARPTGEAADAEAAEGWRMRGTVLITGGTGGLGGHVARWAARRGAAHVVLASRRGPEAPGADALAAELGGLGAQVTLARCDVTDRDELARLLAEVPAEHPLTAVLHTAAVLDDGIVDTLTPERLHTVAAPKCVAASHLDELTRDLDLDAFVLFSSFAGTSGNAGQGGYGAANAYLDALAERRRSAGRPALSVAWGAWSGAGLPAENERAQQRLRRGGMVAMAPDLAVTALERALLRGDTTTVVADVDWPRFAGAFTVVRPSPLLADLAEVREAASRPAEPATRDAAPSGAASRLAGLPPAERAAALLDLVRECAATALGYAGGADIPADRPLRELGLDSLTAVDLRNLLAAATDLRLPATLAFDYPSPTLLAGHLDGLLTGAAAVAVPEPVARPAGAADEPLAIVAMSCRFPGGADTPEQFWQLLAGGGDAIGEFPTDRGWDLDRLFDADPENEGTSYAREGGFVPGVADFDPVLFGISPREALAMDPQQRLLLEASWETVERAGINPLDLRGSATGVFIGTNYQDYRNLMFSAEGAEGHLMTGNAASVLSGRVSYTLGLEGPAVSVDTACSSSLVALHWAGQALRAGECDLALVGGVTVMSTPGVFVGFSRQRGLAPDSRCKAFASAADGTSWGEGLGLLLVERLSDAQRNGHPILAVVRGSAVNQDGASNGLTAPNGPAQQRVIRHALASAGLGPADVDAVEAHGTGTRLGDPIEAQALLATYGQDRPADRPLLLGSVKSNIGHTQAAAGVAGVIKMVLALRHGFLPETLHVDEPTREVDWTAGAVELLREGRAWPATDRPRRGAVSSFGISGTNAHTILEQAPEPSVPPAPDAGATPPVVPVLLSARSGPALTAQAARWADELTGPDAPPLVDAGWSSVVTRAALEHRAVVLAADPATLRAGLAALAAGDTSPHLVTGSVAPRSRTAFLFSGQGAQRAGMGRELYAASPAFAEALDEVCAHLDAYLPRPLRPVLFADPGTPEAKLLDQTLFTQTGLFAVEVALYRLLESWGVAPDLVAGHSIGELAAAHVAGVFDLADAAELVAARGRLMQDLPAGGAMLSVAAGEADVEASLAGRTGQVAVAAVNGPAATVVSGVADVVDQVADEWRARGVRVKRLPVSHAFHSPLMDPMLDGFAAVAAGLAYRAPRIPVVSTLTGTVAGAELGTPGYWVRHVRDAVRFADGVRTLRDQGVTGFVEIGPDSVLTTLTQAVLEADGTGTPARAPLTVAVLRRERPEAATLLRALAGLHTHGVSPDWARFFAGTGTRRVDLPTYAFDRQRFWPQPVSWERPEAAETTEVDRRFWAAVEAGDLESLARDLDVDRDQPFAAVLPALSAWRRRGRQRELVDGARYRVTWEAVAARPAVGAPGRWLVAVPAGRADELVAWTRGLGADVVPLPVDTDGDPDLLVEMLRDAAADVPSGTPVSLLSFLGLDDTPHEEYPALTRGVAATVLLLQLLTDLDVPARFWAVTRGAVSTGTADVPTAPRQAMLWGLGRVAALEQPTRWAGLVDLPATIDDPAATRLVGILAGGGGEDQLAIREDGVLARRLAPAAASADGRPWQPRGTVLITGGVGALGGHVARWVAAGGAERIVLTSRRGVDTPGAVELRAEIEALGVPCLVAPCDAADRDAMAGLLDDIGRDGPPLRAVVHAAGVSEVVPLAESTLEDLAYVIAPKTAGAEHLDELLDGVDLDAFVLFSSIAATWGSGGQGAYAAGNAFLDALAERRRGRGLPATSVAWGPWTESGMFTDDAPEQLRRRGLRVMPPDLAIAALGRALALGDNCVTVADVDWATFHPLFSALRPSPLLAGLPAVRALTAGSEAAPDVPAARDLLAGLRALPADERGAALLEMVRVDAAKVLGHATTDVIETDRGFLDLGFDSLTAVELRNLLIAATGHELPTTVVFDHPTPAALAEHLDREIFRTGPADDRAGPQGADEESVRAVLAAIPLDELRRAGLLDPLLRLAAPVATAAPATVPDPGAQLEINELDVADLVRLALEGSDS; encoded by the coding sequence GTGACCGCGATCCTGGACGATCTGGACACTGCCGGGCATGTGTTGGGGACGTTGCGTCGGGGTGAGGACGATCCGACCCGGTTGTTGACCAGCCTGGCGACGGCGTACACGGTCGGTCTGCCGGTTGATTTGACGGCGGTGTTGGCGCCGGCGGCGGTGACGGAGCTGCCGACGTACGCGTTCGACCACCGCCGGTACTGGCCCTCGGCACCCACCTTCCTCACCGAGCAGTCGTCCGGCACCCCCGACGTCGACCGGTGGTGCTACCGGATCGCCTGGACGGCCCTGCCTGACCTGCCCCTGCCCCGACCCGAGGGCACCTGGCTCGTGCCCCTGCCCGCCGGCCGGCGCGACGACCCGTTCGTCACCGGCGTGCTCCGCTCGCTCGACACCGTCGGCGCCACCGTCGTACCCGTCGAGGTCGAGACGACCGACGACGTGCCGGCACTGGCCGATTTGCTCCGCGCCGCCCGTCCCGACGGCGGCGCCAGCCTGGTCCTGTCCCTGCTCGCCGTCGACGACCGGACACACCCCGAACACCCGGCGACCACCCTCGCCACCTGGGGCACCGCCGCGCTGGTGCAGGCCCTCGGCCTGCTCGGCGAGGAGGCGCCACTGTGGTGCGTCACCCGCCACGCCGTCGCCGTCCACGCCGACGACGGGCCGCCCCGCCCCGCCCAGGCCGCCGTCTGGGGGCTCGGCCGCGCGGTCGCCCTGGAACACCCCGGACGCTGGGGCGGCCTGATCGACCTGCCCGCCGACCTCGACGACCGGACCGGCGCCGCGCTGTGCGCCGTACTCGGTGGCACCGGTGAGGACCAGGTCGCCATCCGCGACCACGGCGTCCTCGTCCGACGCCTCACCCGCATCCCCGCCCACGAACTCCGCCTCGCCGACCGGGCCCGCCCCACCGGCGAGGCGGCGGACGCGGAAGCGGCCGAGGGCTGGCGGATGCGCGGGACCGTGCTGATCACCGGTGGCACCGGGGGACTCGGTGGCCATGTCGCACGCTGGGCGGCCCGCCGTGGCGCCGCACACGTCGTCCTGGCCAGCCGGCGCGGCCCCGAGGCGCCCGGCGCCGACGCGCTCGCCGCCGAGCTGGGCGGCCTCGGCGCACAGGTCACCCTGGCCCGCTGCGACGTCACCGACCGCGACGAGCTGGCCCGACTGCTGGCCGAGGTGCCGGCCGAGCACCCGCTGACCGCCGTGCTGCACACCGCCGCCGTCCTCGACGACGGCATCGTCGACACGCTCACCCCCGAGCGGCTGCACACCGTCGCCGCGCCCAAGTGCGTCGCCGCGTCGCACCTGGACGAGCTGACCCGCGATCTCGACCTCGACGCGTTCGTACTCTTCTCCTCCTTCGCCGGCACCTCCGGCAACGCCGGACAGGGCGGGTACGGGGCGGCGAACGCCTACCTCGACGCCCTGGCCGAGCGGCGCCGGTCGGCGGGCCGGCCGGCCCTGTCGGTGGCCTGGGGCGCGTGGAGCGGTGCCGGCCTGCCCGCCGAGAACGAGCGCGCCCAGCAGCGGCTGCGCCGGGGCGGCATGGTCGCGATGGCACCCGACCTGGCCGTGACGGCCCTCGAACGGGCCCTGCTGCGCGGCGACACCACCACGGTCGTCGCCGACGTCGACTGGCCCCGGTTCGCCGGCGCGTTCACGGTCGTACGGCCCAGCCCGCTGCTCGCCGACCTGGCCGAGGTACGCGAGGCGGCCAGCCGGCCGGCCGAGCCGGCGACCAGGGACGCGGCACCGTCGGGGGCCGCGTCGCGGCTTGCCGGGTTGCCGCCCGCGGAACGCGCCGCGGCACTGCTGGACCTGGTCCGGGAGTGCGCCGCGACCGCGCTCGGCTACGCCGGCGGCGCCGACATCCCCGCCGACCGGCCGTTGCGTGAGCTGGGCCTGGACTCGCTGACCGCGGTCGACCTGCGCAACCTCCTCGCCGCCGCGACCGACCTGCGGCTGCCCGCCACCCTCGCCTTCGACTACCCGAGCCCGACCCTGCTCGCCGGCCACCTCGACGGGCTGCTCACCGGGGCAGCCGCCGTAGCGGTACCCGAGCCGGTCGCCCGGCCCGCCGGTGCGGCCGACGAGCCGCTCGCCATCGTCGCGATGAGCTGCCGGTTCCCGGGCGGTGCCGACACCCCGGAGCAGTTCTGGCAACTGCTCGCCGGCGGCGGCGACGCGATCGGGGAGTTCCCCACCGACCGGGGCTGGGACCTCGACCGGCTCTTCGACGCCGACCCGGAGAACGAGGGCACCAGCTACGCCCGGGAGGGCGGCTTCGTCCCCGGGGTCGCCGACTTCGACCCCGTCCTGTTCGGCATCAGCCCCCGCGAGGCCCTCGCGATGGATCCGCAGCAGCGGCTGTTGCTGGAGGCGTCCTGGGAAACGGTCGAGCGGGCCGGGATCAACCCGCTCGACCTGCGGGGCAGCGCCACCGGGGTGTTCATCGGCACCAACTACCAGGACTACCGCAACCTGATGTTCAGCGCCGAGGGCGCCGAGGGCCACCTGATGACCGGCAACGCCGCGAGCGTCCTGTCCGGACGGGTGTCGTACACGCTCGGGCTCGAGGGACCGGCCGTGTCGGTGGACACCGCCTGCTCGTCGTCGCTGGTCGCGCTGCACTGGGCCGGCCAGGCGCTGCGCGCCGGCGAGTGCGACCTCGCCCTGGTCGGCGGGGTCACGGTGATGTCCACCCCCGGCGTCTTCGTCGGCTTCAGCCGCCAGCGCGGCCTGGCCCCGGACAGCCGGTGCAAGGCCTTCGCCTCGGCCGCCGACGGCACCAGCTGGGGCGAAGGGCTGGGCCTGCTGCTGGTCGAGCGGCTCAGCGACGCCCAGCGCAACGGCCACCCGATCCTCGCGGTGGTCCGGGGCAGCGCGGTCAACCAGGACGGCGCCAGCAACGGCCTGACCGCCCCCAACGGCCCCGCCCAACAGCGGGTCATCCGGCACGCCCTGGCCAGCGCGGGACTCGGCCCGGCCGACGTGGACGCGGTCGAGGCGCACGGCACCGGCACCCGCCTCGGCGACCCGATCGAGGCGCAGGCGCTGCTCGCCACGTACGGCCAGGACCGGCCGGCGGACCGGCCGCTGCTGCTCGGCTCGGTGAAGTCGAACATCGGCCACACCCAGGCCGCCGCCGGTGTGGCCGGGGTGATCAAGATGGTGCTGGCGCTGCGGCACGGGTTCCTGCCGGAGACCCTCCACGTCGACGAACCCACCCGGGAGGTCGACTGGACGGCCGGGGCGGTGGAACTGCTGCGCGAGGGCCGGGCCTGGCCGGCGACCGACCGGCCACGGCGGGGCGCGGTGTCGTCCTTCGGGATCAGCGGCACCAACGCGCACACCATCCTGGAGCAGGCGCCCGAACCGTCCGTCCCGCCCGCGCCCGACGCCGGTGCCACGCCGCCCGTGGTGCCGGTGCTGCTCTCCGCCCGCAGCGGCCCCGCACTGACCGCGCAGGCCGCCCGGTGGGCCGACGAGCTGACCGGCCCCGACGCGCCGCCGCTGGTCGATGCCGGCTGGTCGTCCGTGGTCACCCGCGCCGCCCTGGAGCACCGCGCCGTGGTGCTCGCCGCCGACCCGGCGACACTGCGTGCCGGGCTGGCCGCTCTCGCCGCCGGCGACACCTCGCCGCACCTGGTCACCGGTTCCGTGGCACCCCGGTCCAGGACCGCGTTCCTCTTCTCCGGTCAGGGCGCGCAACGCGCCGGCATGGGTCGCGAGCTGTACGCCGCCTCCCCGGCGTTCGCCGAGGCGCTCGACGAGGTCTGCGCCCACCTCGACGCGTACCTGCCGCGGCCGCTGCGGCCGGTCCTGTTCGCCGACCCCGGCACGCCGGAGGCGAAACTGCTCGACCAGACCCTGTTCACCCAGACCGGCCTCTTCGCCGTCGAGGTGGCGCTGTACCGCTTGCTGGAGAGCTGGGGGGTCGCTCCGGACCTGGTGGCCGGGCACTCGATCGGCGAACTCGCCGCCGCCCACGTCGCCGGGGTGTTCGACCTCGCCGACGCCGCCGAGCTGGTCGCCGCCCGGGGCCGGCTCATGCAGGACCTGCCGGCCGGCGGCGCCATGCTCTCCGTCGCCGCCGGCGAGGCCGACGTCGAGGCGTCGTTGGCCGGCCGGACCGGGCAGGTCGCCGTCGCCGCCGTCAACGGACCCGCCGCCACGGTCGTCTCCGGCGTCGCCGACGTCGTCGACCAGGTCGCCGACGAGTGGCGGGCCCGTGGCGTACGCGTGAAGCGGCTGCCGGTCAGCCACGCCTTCCACAGCCCGCTGATGGACCCGATGCTGGACGGGTTCGCCGCCGTCGCCGCCGGCCTCGCCTACCGGGCGCCGCGGATCCCCGTCGTCTCCACCCTCACCGGGACGGTCGCCGGGGCGGAACTGGGCACCCCCGGCTACTGGGTCCGGCACGTCCGGGACGCCGTCCGGTTCGCCGACGGCGTACGGACCCTGCGCGACCAGGGCGTCACGGGGTTCGTGGAGATCGGCCCGGACAGTGTGCTCACCACCCTCACCCAGGCCGTCCTCGAGGCCGACGGCACGGGTACGCCGGCCCGCGCCCCGCTGACCGTGGCGGTGCTGCGCCGGGAACGCCCGGAGGCGGCGACGCTGCTCCGGGCCCTTGCCGGGCTGCACACCCACGGGGTCTCCCCGGACTGGGCCCGGTTCTTCGCAGGCACGGGCACCCGGCGGGTCGACCTGCCGACGTACGCCTTCGACCGGCAGCGGTTCTGGCCGCAGCCGGTCTCCTGGGAGCGCCCGGAGGCCGCGGAGACCACGGAGGTCGACCGCCGGTTCTGGGCGGCCGTGGAGGCCGGGGACCTGGAGTCCCTGGCCCGGGACCTCGACGTCGACCGGGACCAGCCGTTCGCCGCCGTGCTGCCCGCCCTGTCCGCCTGGCGGCGGCGGGGCCGGCAACGCGAGCTGGTCGACGGTGCCCGCTACCGCGTGACGTGGGAGGCCGTCGCCGCGCGGCCGGCCGTCGGGGCGCCCGGGCGCTGGCTGGTCGCCGTACCCGCCGGCCGGGCCGACGAACTGGTCGCCTGGACCCGGGGTCTCGGCGCGGACGTCGTCCCGTTGCCGGTGGACACCGACGGCGACCCGGACCTGCTCGTCGAGATGCTGCGGGACGCGGCGGCCGACGTGCCCTCCGGTACGCCTGTCTCGCTGCTCTCCTTCCTCGGGTTGGACGACACCCCGCACGAGGAGTATCCGGCGCTGACCCGTGGCGTGGCCGCCACCGTGCTGCTGCTCCAGCTCCTCACCGACCTGGACGTGCCGGCCCGGTTCTGGGCCGTGACCCGGGGCGCGGTGTCGACCGGCACCGCCGACGTGCCGACCGCGCCCCGCCAGGCGATGCTCTGGGGACTCGGCCGGGTGGCGGCCCTGGAACAGCCCACCCGCTGGGCGGGGCTGGTCGACCTGCCGGCGACCATCGACGACCCGGCCGCCACGCGGCTGGTCGGCATCCTCGCCGGGGGCGGCGGCGAGGACCAGCTCGCCATCCGGGAGGACGGCGTCCTGGCCCGACGGCTCGCGCCGGCCGCGGCGAGCGCCGACGGGCGGCCGTGGCAGCCGCGCGGCACCGTGCTGATCACCGGCGGCGTCGGCGCGCTCGGCGGCCACGTGGCCCGCTGGGTCGCCGCCGGTGGCGCCGAGCGGATCGTGCTGACCAGCCGCCGGGGCGTCGACACCCCCGGTGCCGTCGAACTGCGGGCCGAGATCGAGGCGCTGGGAGTGCCGTGCCTCGTCGCGCCCTGCGACGCCGCCGACCGCGACGCGATGGCCGGCCTTCTCGACGACATCGGCCGGGACGGCCCCCCGCTGCGCGCCGTGGTGCACGCGGCCGGGGTCAGCGAGGTGGTGCCGCTGGCCGAGTCCACGCTGGAGGACCTCGCCTACGTGATCGCCCCCAAGACGGCCGGCGCCGAGCACCTGGACGAGCTGCTCGACGGCGTCGACCTGGACGCGTTCGTGCTCTTCTCGTCGATCGCCGCGACCTGGGGCAGTGGCGGGCAGGGGGCGTACGCCGCCGGCAACGCCTTCCTCGACGCCCTCGCCGAGCGGCGACGCGGCCGGGGACTGCCGGCCACCTCGGTGGCCTGGGGACCGTGGACCGAGTCCGGCATGTTCACCGACGACGCCCCCGAACAGCTGCGGCGTCGCGGACTGCGGGTGATGCCGCCGGACCTGGCGATCGCCGCGCTCGGCCGCGCCCTGGCCCTCGGCGACAACTGCGTCACCGTCGCCGACGTCGACTGGGCGACGTTCCACCCGCTGTTCAGCGCCCTGCGGCCGAGCCCGCTGCTGGCCGGACTGCCCGCCGTACGCGCGCTGACCGCCGGGTCCGAGGCGGCGCCGGACGTGCCGGCTGCCCGGGACCTGCTCGCCGGCCTGCGCGCCCTGCCCGCCGACGAGCGGGGCGCGGCGCTGCTGGAGATGGTCCGGGTGGACGCCGCCAAGGTGCTCGGCCACGCCACCACCGACGTCATCGAGACCGACCGGGGATTCCTGGACCTCGGCTTCGATTCGCTGACCGCCGTGGAGCTGCGCAACCTGCTCATCGCCGCGACCGGCCACGAGCTGCCCACCACCGTGGTCTTCGACCACCCCACCCCGGCGGCGCTGGCCGAACACCTGGACCGGGAGATCTTCCGCACCGGGCCCGCCGACGACCGGGCCGGTCCGCAGGGCGCCGACGAGGAGTCGGTCCGCGCCGTGCTGGCCGCCAT
- a CDS encoding type I polyketide synthase: MTSRSRTSPTPPRGSGNPMANEDKLRDYLKRVMADLHDTRRRLSEAQSQELEPVAIVAMSCRLPGGISNPDELWEVLRDARDAVTPFPDDRGWDLDRLYDPDPDRPGTSYAREGGFVEGAVDFDAAFFGISPREALSMDPQQRLLLETSWEAIEAAGMDPASLRGSRTGVFVGTNGQDYGTLLMMSPDGDDGHSMTGGAAAVVSGRVSYTLGLEGPAVSIDTACSSSLVALHLAVQALRAGECDLALAGGVTVMATPGLFVGSSRQRALSPDGRCKSFAASADGAGFSEGVGMLLVERLSDARRNGHRVLAVVRGSAVNQDGASNGLTAPNGPSQQRVIRQALASARLSVADVDVVEAHGTGTTLGDPIEAQALLATYGQDRPVGQPLLLGSVKSNIGHAQAAAGVAGVIKVVLAMRHGLVPASLHVDEPSPHIDWSAGDVELVTEGRPWPAVDRPRRAGVSSFGISGTNAHVIIEEPAAEAETDQPGDAASRSEPGLVSGPLLWSVSARSRGALAGQAARLAEFVRGRGGVDPAEVAWSLVSARSVFDHRAVVVGGGVGELLAGLDAVAGGVPAGNAVSGVAVDGGAGPVFVFPGQGAQSVGMASGLVGSCAVFDEVLADCQRVLAPWVDVDLVSVLTGDDQSWLGRVEVVQPVLFAVGVALAAVWKQAGVVPRAVIGHSQGEIAAACVAGILSLEDAAKTVALRSRALAVLAGSGAMASVDLSVEQVSARLDQFPGVGVAAVNGPSTVVVSGPPGPVAGLVAACQADGVRARVIPVDYASHSPAVQQVAEQLRTDLAGVAPRIGGVRLVSTLTGDWVDPGSMGADYWYENLRRPVLFDTAVRVAIGRGIRRLWRCLRIRCWGCR; this comes from the coding sequence CTGACCTCCCGATCCCGGACCTCCCCGACACCTCCGCGAGGAAGCGGCAATCCAATGGCCAATGAAGACAAGCTGCGCGACTACCTCAAGCGGGTAATGGCTGATCTCCACGACACCCGCCGCCGGCTGAGCGAGGCGCAGTCCCAGGAACTGGAGCCGGTCGCGATCGTCGCGATGAGTTGTCGCCTGCCGGGAGGGATCAGCAACCCCGACGAGCTGTGGGAGGTGCTGCGCGACGCCCGCGACGCCGTCACCCCGTTCCCGGACGACCGGGGCTGGGACCTCGACCGGCTCTACGACCCCGACCCCGACCGGCCCGGCACCTCGTACGCGCGGGAGGGCGGGTTCGTCGAGGGCGCCGTGGACTTCGACGCGGCCTTCTTCGGCATCTCGCCCCGCGAGGCGCTGAGCATGGACCCGCAGCAGCGGCTGCTGCTCGAGACGTCCTGGGAGGCGATCGAGGCGGCCGGGATGGATCCGGCGTCGCTGCGCGGCAGCCGTACCGGGGTGTTCGTCGGCACCAACGGGCAGGACTACGGGACCCTGCTGATGATGTCGCCGGACGGCGACGACGGGCACTCGATGACCGGCGGCGCGGCGGCGGTCGTGTCGGGTCGGGTGTCGTACACCCTGGGCCTGGAGGGGCCGGCGGTGTCGATCGACACGGCGTGCTCCTCGTCGCTGGTCGCACTGCACCTGGCCGTCCAGGCGCTCCGGGCCGGCGAGTGCGACCTGGCGCTGGCCGGCGGGGTGACCGTCATGGCCACCCCGGGGCTGTTCGTCGGGTCGAGCCGGCAGCGGGCCCTCTCCCCGGACGGCCGGTGCAAGTCGTTCGCCGCGTCCGCGGACGGGGCCGGTTTCTCCGAGGGCGTGGGCATGCTGCTGGTGGAGCGGCTGTCGGACGCCCGGCGTAACGGTCACCGGGTGCTCGCGGTGGTGCGGGGTAGTGCGGTCAACCAGGACGGTGCGTCGAACGGGTTGACGGCGCCGAACGGCCCGTCGCAGCAGCGGGTGATCCGGCAGGCGTTGGCGTCGGCGCGGTTGTCGGTGGCGGATGTGGACGTGGTGGAGGCGCACGGCACCGGCACCACTCTCGGTGATCCGATCGAGGCGCAGGCGCTGCTGGCGACGTACGGCCAGGACCGGCCGGTGGGCCAACCGCTGCTGTTGGGGTCGGTGAAGTCGAACATCGGCCATGCCCAGGCCGCGGCCGGGGTGGCCGGGGTGATCAAGGTGGTGCTGGCGATGCGGCACGGCCTGGTGCCGGCGTCGCTGCACGTCGACGAGCCGTCCCCGCACATCGACTGGTCGGCCGGTGACGTGGAGCTGGTGACCGAGGGGCGGCCGTGGCCGGCGGTGGACCGGCCCCGCCGGGCGGGCGTCTCATCGTTCGGCATCTCCGGCACCAACGCCCACGTGATCATCGAGGAGCCGGCCGCCGAGGCGGAGACCGACCAGCCGGGCGACGCCGCGTCGCGATCGGAGCCCGGGCTGGTCTCCGGTCCGCTGCTGTGGTCGGTGTCGGCGCGGTCCAGGGGTGCGCTGGCGGGTCAGGCGGCCCGGTTGGCGGAGTTCGTCCGTGGTCGTGGTGGGGTGGATCCGGCGGAGGTGGCGTGGTCGTTGGTGTCGGCCCGGTCGGTGTTCGATCACCGGGCGGTGGTGGTGGGTGGTGGTGTCGGGGAGTTGCTGGCGGGGCTGGACGCGGTCGCCGGTGGTGTGCCGGCGGGGAATGCGGTGTCCGGGGTCGCGGTCGATGGTGGTGCTGGTCCGGTTTTCGTGTTTCCGGGTCAGGGTGCGCAGTCGGTGGGGATGGCGTCGGGTCTGGTTGGTTCGTGTGCGGTGTTCGACGAGGTGTTGGCTGATTGTCAGCGGGTGTTGGCGCCGTGGGTGGATGTGGATCTGGTGTCGGTGTTGACCGGTGACGACCAGTCGTGGTTGGGGCGGGTGGAGGTGGTCCAGCCGGTGTTGTTCGCGGTCGGGGTTGCTCTGGCCGCGGTGTGGAAGCAGGCGGGTGTGGTTCCGCGTGCCGTGATCGGGCATTCGCAGGGTGAGATCGCGGCGGCGTGTGTGGCGGGGATTCTGAGTTTGGAGGATGCGGCGAAGACGGTGGCGTTGCGGTCGCGGGCGTTGGCGGTGTTGGCGGGTTCGGGTGCGATGGCGTCGGTGGATCTGTCGGTCGAGCAGGTGTCGGCTCGTCTGGACCAGTTCCCGGGCGTGGGTGTGGCGGCGGTGAACGGCCCGTCGACGGTGGTGGTGTCGGGTCCGCCGGGGCCGGTCGCGGGTCTGGTCGCGGCGTGTCAGGCCGACGGTGTGCGGGCCCGGGTGATTCCGGTGGATTATGCGTCGCATTCGCCGGCGGTGCAGCAGGTCGCCGAGCAGTTGCGGACGGATCTGGCGGGTGTCGCGCCGCGGATCGGTGGGGTGCGGTTGGTGTCGACGTTGACCGGTGACTGGGTGGATCCGGGGTCGATGGGTGCGGATTACTGGTATGAGAATCTGCGGCGGCCGGTGTTGTTCGACACCGCGGTCCGGGTCGCGATCGGGCGGGGCATTCGACGTTTGTGGAGGTGTCTCCGCATTCGGTGTTGGGGATGCCGGTGA